A genomic region of Glycine max cultivar Williams 82 chromosome 15, Glycine_max_v4.0, whole genome shotgun sequence contains the following coding sequences:
- the LOC100816523 gene encoding protein MIZU-KUSSEI 1 encodes MASSLQPPLPPPPPPPSPPPLLYKEDSPATTAAASPVLRVPISLQPANTKSKRDSKSNKLFRRFRSVFRSFPIIMPSCKMPTMNIGNRGNEVYIHGGMRITGTLFGHRKARINLAFQENPNCQPFLLLELAIPTGKLLQDMGMGLNRIALECEKPSNNDKIRIIDEPIWSLFCNGKKMGYGVKREATDDDLNVMQLLHAVSVAIGVLPNEMSDPHDGELSYMRVYFERVVGSKDSETYYMMMPDGNNNGPELSVFFVRV; translated from the coding sequence ATGGCATCATCCCTGCAACCGCCattgccaccaccaccaccgcctccatcaccaccaccattatTATATAAAGAAGACTCACCAGCTACTACCGCTGCCGCCTCTCCAGTCCTCCGTGTACCAATCTCACTTCAACCGGCAAACACCAAGAGCAAGCGCGACTCCAAGTCCAACAAACTCTTCCGAAGGTTCCGATCGGTTTTCCGGTCATTTCCTATCATCATGCCATCATGCAAGATGCCAACAATGAATATTGGAAACCGCGGGAATGAGGTATACATCCATGGCGGCATGAGGATCACCGGAACCCTATTCGGGCACCGGAAAGCAAGGATCAACCTTGCTTTCCAAGAAAACCCCAACTGTCAGCCATTCCTGCTATTGGAGTTGGCCATCCCTACGGGAAAGCTGCTCCAAGACATGGGAATGGGGCTTAATAGAATCGCTTTGGAGTGCGAAAAGCCCTCCAACAACGACAAGATTAGGATCATTGATGAACCCATTTGGAGTTTGTTTTGCAATGGGAAGAAAATGGGATATGGGGTGAAGAGAGAGGCTACGGATGATGACTTGAACGTGATGCAATTGTTGCATGCAGTGTCTGTGGCAATTGGTGTTCTTCCCAACGAGATGTCAGACCCTCATGATGGTGAACTCTCGTACATGAGGGTGTATTTTGAACGTGTGGTTGGGTCCAAAGATTCCGAGACTTATTACATGATGATGCCTGATGGGAACAATAATGGACCTGAGCTCAGTGTGTTCTTCGTGAGGGTTTGA